In Flavobacterium sp. N1736, the following are encoded in one genomic region:
- a CDS encoding L,D-transpeptidase family protein produces MRNSTFLFLFIVVGFLVSSSAFANTEKLFLSHKLPLTENILLPNKSLSGFSVDSVSINNFFVSYSKLKKYQKDVLELYKKRGYNTIWYDDKRVSEFGHLLYDKVNLLKEQGIEKKMPYKDEIDKIFNENATDKPSQTDTELLLTSMYVFYASNVYSGEDAATLKKIGWYLPTKNISYSRILDSLIVDPQRLNEDDHLLFSQYYKLQEVLKRYRGIEKNNLWNKIDIDSATYKELKPMDSAAVVGQIRERLFVVGDLKQNSKRNVYDEEMMAGVLNYKKRYGLKLNYALTKEHIDQMNEPIANRIRKIMLNMERCRWIPTKLARADEYIMVNIPSFRLFYVKNGKYELVSDVFVGNRMTETVIFSGMMDKIVFSPYWNVPQSIIDNELKLKIAADKNYLEENNMEWNGGRVRQKPGPKNSLGLVKFMFPNPNDIYLHDTPAKSLFEFEKRTFSHGCINVKEAKSLALAILKDNPDWPVEKIDKAMSGEKETTCVLKNKIPIYIGYFTAWVNDETGEISFFADVYDRDKQLDKLLYADDVVMK; encoded by the coding sequence ATGCGAAATTCTACTTTTTTATTCCTATTTATTGTGGTAGGTTTTTTAGTGTCTTCTTCTGCTTTTGCCAATACTGAAAAGCTGTTTTTGTCCCATAAATTACCTCTAACGGAGAATATTTTACTTCCAAACAAATCACTTTCAGGGTTTTCTGTTGATAGTGTTTCTATCAATAATTTTTTTGTAAGCTATTCTAAATTAAAGAAATACCAGAAAGATGTTTTAGAACTTTACAAAAAAAGAGGCTACAATACAATTTGGTATGATGATAAAAGAGTTAGTGAATTTGGGCATTTGTTATACGATAAAGTTAATTTGCTAAAAGAGCAGGGAATCGAGAAAAAGATGCCTTATAAAGACGAAATCGACAAGATATTTAATGAAAATGCCACTGATAAACCATCTCAAACAGATACAGAATTATTGCTTACAAGCATGTATGTGTTTTACGCCAGTAATGTCTATTCTGGAGAAGATGCTGCAACATTAAAGAAAATAGGATGGTATTTACCCACCAAAAATATTTCTTATTCACGAATATTAGATTCCCTTATTGTCGATCCGCAACGTCTTAATGAAGATGATCATCTTTTGTTTTCTCAATATTATAAACTTCAGGAAGTATTAAAAAGATACAGAGGTATCGAAAAAAATAATTTGTGGAATAAAATTGATATTGACAGTGCAACTTACAAAGAATTAAAACCAATGGATAGCGCCGCAGTTGTTGGACAAATTAGAGAACGTTTGTTTGTTGTGGGAGATTTAAAACAAAATTCGAAAAGAAATGTTTACGATGAAGAAATGATGGCAGGCGTATTAAACTATAAAAAAAGATATGGTCTTAAATTAAATTATGCTTTAACAAAAGAACATATCGACCAAATGAATGAGCCAATCGCAAACCGCATCAGAAAAATTATGCTCAATATGGAGCGCTGCCGCTGGATACCAACAAAATTAGCCAGAGCAGATGAATATATAATGGTTAATATCCCGTCATTTCGATTGTTTTATGTCAAAAATGGAAAGTATGAACTTGTATCAGATGTTTTTGTGGGAAACAGAATGACGGAGACGGTTATTTTTAGCGGAATGATGGACAAAATTGTATTTAGTCCTTATTGGAATGTTCCGCAAAGTATTATCGATAACGAATTGAAACTCAAAATAGCTGCCGATAAAAACTATCTGGAAGAAAATAATATGGAGTGGAATGGAGGTCGTGTCAGACAAAAACCAGGACCTAAAAATTCGTTGGGATTAGTAAAATTCATGTTCCCAAATCCTAACGATATTTATTTGCATGATACACCAGCCAAGAGTTTGTTTGAATTTGAAAAACGAACATTTAGCCACGGCTGTATAAATGTAAAAGAAGCAAAATCATTGGCATTGGCAATTTTAAAAGATAATCCGGACTGGCCAGTTGAAAAAATAGATAAAGCGATGAGCGGAGAAAAAGAAACGACTTGTGTTCTTAAAAATAAAATTCCAATTTATATTGGATATTTTACGGCTTGGGTAAATGATGAAACCGGCGAAATAAGCTTTTTTGCGGATGTCTATGACAGAGATAAACAACTGGATAAATTACTTTATGCGGATGATGTTGTAATGAAATAA
- a CDS encoding ABC transporter permease yields the protein MIFNWFKIFIYHLRQNKLFSFLNVLGLSIGIAGVIFAILYWNNENAYDQWNPEKENSFQVMNDIGMTGDVWTTNPVPFGLTCKATIPEIENVCFFNLWYNQVVIKYQDKKIIDKKIIVSDNNFFDIFPFPIVKGAKKNILKEKNSVAISEDQAKLLFKNDDPIGKSITYQDQSYIVKSVYHIVQPSSIEPNYVFGGIVRESDLDNWGNFNYGLLIKIKKNADPAVVLKKMQHVNFVNRTLKDAKESGQTIEQYVKENGEIKVILDQLATARLHGTKSTGGQNFPEGKGNLQLLYIMVGLSILILVLSLVNYINLATASAIKRAKEVGVRKIVGASKKQIIAQFIFETAVIVTLSILFALAIVELSLPYYNTFLAKNLTMNGGEFYLQLIFIFGLVIILAGIFPAIYISNFETLKVLKGNFSRSKSGIWVRNSMLIFQFGIAAFFIIGALIVNSQVDYMMNKDLGFSGNQVIRIPFTYPNRDKKANTYYTTKQEISKMPGVLDVSTFAGTFGNSTNSSSGFTHNGVFVQPRNVEMDFGFLEMMKIKIVEGRNLSPKFSSDTINNWLINETLAKKLNLKHPLNTIITSGWGSDDGIMKFRVVGVVKDFHLTGLQNKVSPMVFINLRTLKWNNFQNVYVKVSPNNLTETLAKLKTYWEKNINPDYPFDYEFVNKGFAKTYEEQVKQKNLFFILNLVVIIIAVFGLFALASFSMERRLKEIAIRKTLGAETDVLLKELSKQYVVFCLLGFAIGIVPAYILLQKWLEDFAFRIGISVVPFTIALISLLVLTLLIVSAKAYQVTKIDILKYLKYE from the coding sequence ATGATTTTTAACTGGTTTAAAATATTTATATATCATTTAAGGCAAAACAAATTGTTTTCGTTTTTAAATGTTTTAGGATTAAGCATTGGAATTGCGGGTGTAATTTTTGCGATTTTATATTGGAATAATGAAAATGCATACGATCAATGGAATCCTGAAAAAGAAAACTCTTTTCAGGTTATGAACGATATAGGTATGACCGGAGATGTATGGACAACTAATCCGGTGCCTTTTGGACTAACTTGTAAAGCAACAATTCCTGAAATTGAAAATGTTTGTTTTTTTAATCTTTGGTATAATCAAGTTGTTATAAAATATCAGGATAAAAAAATAATCGATAAAAAAATAATTGTATCAGATAATAACTTCTTTGACATTTTTCCTTTTCCGATAGTAAAAGGCGCAAAAAAGAATATTCTGAAAGAAAAAAATAGTGTTGCAATTTCTGAGGATCAGGCAAAATTACTTTTTAAAAATGATGATCCTATCGGCAAATCTATTACTTATCAGGATCAGTCTTATATTGTAAAATCTGTATATCATATTGTACAGCCAAGTTCTATAGAGCCTAATTATGTTTTTGGCGGTATTGTAAGGGAAAGCGATCTTGATAATTGGGGAAATTTTAATTACGGGTTATTAATTAAAATTAAAAAAAATGCTGATCCTGCGGTAGTTTTAAAGAAAATGCAGCATGTAAATTTCGTGAATCGAACTTTGAAAGATGCAAAAGAAAGCGGACAGACTATCGAACAATATGTGAAAGAGAACGGTGAAATTAAAGTTATTCTGGATCAATTGGCAACAGCACGTTTACACGGAACAAAATCTACCGGCGGGCAAAATTTTCCTGAAGGAAAAGGGAATTTACAGCTGCTGTATATTATGGTTGGCTTGTCTATTTTGATTTTGGTTTTATCATTGGTAAACTACATCAATTTAGCAACAGCATCTGCCATAAAACGCGCTAAGGAAGTTGGGGTTCGTAAAATTGTAGGCGCAAGTAAAAAGCAAATTATTGCTCAGTTTATATTTGAAACTGCCGTTATTGTTACATTGTCTATTCTTTTTGCGTTAGCGATCGTAGAGCTTTCATTACCTTATTACAATACTTTTTTGGCAAAAAACCTTACTATGAATGGCGGTGAATTTTACCTGCAGCTTATTTTTATATTTGGATTAGTAATTATTCTTGCGGGTATATTCCCTGCCATTTATATTTCAAATTTTGAAACTTTAAAGGTTTTAAAAGGTAATTTTTCGAGAAGTAAAAGTGGTATTTGGGTTCGAAATTCAATGCTTATTTTTCAGTTTGGTATTGCTGCTTTTTTCATTATCGGGGCTTTGATTGTTAATTCTCAGGTTGATTATATGATGAATAAAGATCTTGGTTTTAGCGGAAATCAGGTTATCAGAATTCCGTTTACGTACCCAAATCGAGATAAAAAAGCAAATACATATTACACCACAAAACAAGAAATCAGTAAAATGCCGGGTGTGTTAGACGTTTCTACTTTTGCCGGAACATTCGGAAACAGTACTAATTCAAGTTCTGGTTTTACACACAACGGTGTTTTTGTGCAGCCAAGAAATGTTGAAATGGATTTTGGTTTTCTGGAAATGATGAAAATTAAAATTGTTGAAGGTCGAAATTTATCTCCAAAATTTTCTTCGGATACTATTAATAATTGGCTTATAAATGAAACTCTGGCTAAAAAATTAAACCTTAAACACCCCCTTAATACCATAATAACATCCGGATGGGGAAGTGATGATGGAATTATGAAGTTTCGAGTTGTGGGAGTTGTAAAAGATTTTCACCTTACCGGGCTTCAAAATAAAGTTTCGCCAATGGTTTTTATCAATTTGAGAACTTTAAAATGGAATAACTTTCAGAATGTTTATGTAAAAGTTTCTCCTAATAATTTAACCGAAACTTTAGCCAAACTAAAAACGTATTGGGAGAAAAACATAAATCCGGATTATCCGTTTGATTATGAATTTGTAAATAAAGGATTTGCCAAAACTTATGAGGAACAGGTAAAACAAAAAAACTTGTTTTTTATCCTGAATCTGGTTGTAATTATTATTGCTGTTTTTGGACTTTTTGCTTTGGCTTCTTTTTCGATGGAAAGACGTTTGAAAGAAATCGCCATCAGAAAAACCCTTGGCGCAGAAACCGATGTTTTGCTTAAAGAATTATCAAAACAGTATGTTGTTTTTTGCTTGCTGGGCTTTGCAATCGGAATTGTGCCTGCTTATATTTTACTGCAAAAATGGCTGGAAGATTTTGCTTTCAGAATCGGGATTTCAGTAGTTCCATTTACTATTGCGTTAATTTCTTTATTGGTTTTAACTCTATTAATTGTATCTGCAAAAGCATATCAGGTAACTAAAATAGATATTTTAAAATACTTAAAATACGAATAA
- a CDS encoding ABC transporter ATP-binding protein, whose amino-acid sequence MITIQNLTKVFRTEEVETSALSGISLEIKKGDFLTIMGPSGCGKSTLLNIIGLLDSATDGSYKLLDQEMVGLKEKGRANVRKENIGFIFQNFNLIDELSVYDNIELPLLYNNVKSSDRKQKIEAIAEKLNISHRLKHFPQQLSGGQQQRVAVARALVNDPKIILADEPTGNLDSKNGNEVMELLTDLHAKGATILMVTHSDYDASFSQKTIHMKDGVIFSEKLNQRNVDVFMDAK is encoded by the coding sequence ATGATAACCATTCAAAATTTAACCAAAGTTTTTAGAACCGAAGAAGTAGAAACATCTGCTTTAAGCGGAATTTCTTTAGAAATTAAAAAAGGAGATTTTTTAACAATCATGGGGCCTTCGGGTTGTGGAAAATCGACTTTATTAAATATCATCGGGCTTTTAGACAGCGCTACCGATGGAAGTTATAAATTATTAGATCAGGAAATGGTTGGTTTAAAGGAAAAAGGAAGAGCGAATGTTCGTAAAGAAAACATCGGGTTTATTTTTCAGAATTTTAATTTGATCGATGAACTTTCTGTTTATGATAATATCGAATTGCCTTTGCTTTACAACAATGTAAAATCTTCAGACAGAAAACAAAAAATTGAAGCTATCGCTGAGAAATTGAATATTTCGCACAGATTAAAACATTTTCCGCAGCAGCTTTCAGGCGGACAACAACAAAGGGTTGCGGTTGCAAGAGCTTTGGTAAACGATCCAAAAATTATTCTTGCCGACGAACCAACGGGAAATCTGGATAGTAAAAATGGTAATGAAGTAATGGAACTTTTAACGGATTTACACGCTAAAGGTGCCACAATTTTGATGGTAACCCACTCTGATTATGATGCTTCGTTTTCGCAAAAAACGATTCATATGAAAGACGGTGTGATATTCTCTGAAAAACTAAATCAGAGAAATGTAGATGTTTTTATGGACGCTAAATAA